In Electrophorus electricus isolate fEleEle1 chromosome 14, fEleEle1.pri, whole genome shotgun sequence, a single window of DNA contains:
- the LOC113572778 gene encoding cytochrome c oxidase subunit 7A-related protein, mitochondrial, with product MYYKFSGFTQRLTGSLPSSAHNPQGLRPGVPSEAPTMIFATPTKLVSESGPSLEYMSANKVPDLQRIFQSSDGIPVHLKRGVPDRLLYRTTMALTIGGALYCLVALYIASQPKNK from the exons atgtattataaattcAGTGGATTCACGCAGAGATTGACAGGATCTCTGCCATCATCAGCCCATAACCCTCAG GGTTTGAGGCCAGGTGTGCCTTCTGAAGCCCCTACTATGATCTTTGCCACTCCTACCAAACTGGTTTCTGAATCTGGACCTTCTCTGGAGTACATGTCTGCAAACAAGGTTCCAGACCTCCAGAGGATATTTCAA TCTTCAGATGGGATTCCAGTACACCTTAAGCGGGGTGTTCCTGACCGGCTCTTGTACAGGACCACCATGGCCCTAACAATCGGAGGTGCTCTCTACTGTCTGGTGGCGCTCTACATAGCTTCACAGCCCAAGAATAAGTGA